The following are from one region of the Falsirhodobacter halotolerans genome:
- a CDS encoding Gfo/Idh/MocA family protein: protein MRPLRLGMVGGGTGAFIGAVHRIAARMDGRFDLVAGTLSSDAGRARTSGLELGLAEDRIYTNFAQMAEAEAARADGIEVVSIVTPNHLHAAAAIPFLKAGIHVICDKPLTATMADAQALADVARTSPARFLLTHTYSGYAMVRQARAMVAAGAVGRIRVVQVEYAQDWLTEDSTSAQAMWRVDPDKAGGGAVGDIGSHAWHLLRFVTGLRITELAADMSSMVPGRRVDDNVQAMLRLEGGARGALWASQVAPGHDNTVRIRVFGDKGGLDWTHDDPGHLWFTPFGSPRQRLVQNGPGAVQAATQVSRVPAGHPEGYLEAFANLYAEAARLIRTGEGDVPGLQDGLDGMAFIAACQRSSAANGAWVTP, encoded by the coding sequence ATGAGGCCGCTGCGTCTTGGGATGGTGGGCGGTGGCACCGGGGCCTTCATCGGGGCCGTGCACCGGATTGCCGCGCGGATGGACGGGCGGTTCGATCTGGTGGCGGGGACGCTGTCGTCGGACGCGGGCCGGGCGCGGACCTCCGGTCTGGAGTTGGGGCTGGCCGAAGACCGCATCTATACCAATTTCGCGCAGATGGCCGAGGCGGAGGCCGCGCGGGCGGACGGGATCGAGGTGGTGTCCATCGTCACGCCGAACCATCTTCACGCGGCGGCGGCGATCCCGTTCCTGAAGGCGGGCATCCATGTCATCTGCGACAAGCCGCTGACGGCGACGATGGCGGACGCGCAGGCCTTGGCCGATGTGGCGCGGACCTCACCTGCGCGGTTTCTGCTGACCCACACCTATTCCGGGTATGCGATGGTGCGGCAGGCCCGCGCGATGGTGGCGGCGGGTGCCGTGGGCCGCATTCGCGTGGTGCAGGTCGAATATGCGCAGGACTGGCTGACCGAAGACAGCACCTCGGCGCAGGCGATGTGGCGGGTGGATCCGGACAAGGCGGGCGGCGGGGCGGTGGGCGACATCGGCAGCCATGCCTGGCATCTTCTGCGCTTTGTCACCGGCCTGCGGATCACGGAACTGGCGGCGGACATGTCGTCCATGGTGCCGGGGCGGCGGGTGGATGACAACGTGCAGGCCATGTTGCGGCTGGAAGGCGGGGCGCGGGGCGCGCTTTGGGCCAGCCAGGTCGCGCCGGGCCACGACAATACCGTCCGTATCCGCGTGTTTGGCGACAAGGGCGGGCTGGACTGGACCCATGACGACCCCGGCCACCTGTGGTTCACGCCCTTCGGGTCGCCGCGCCAGCGGTTGGTGCAGAACGGGCCCGGCGCGGTTCAGGCGGCGACGCAGGTTTCCCGCGTGCCGGCGGGGCATCCGGAAGGGTATCTGGAAGCCTTCGCCAACCTCTATGCCGAGGCCGCGCGCCTGATCCGCACGGGCGAGGGCGACGTGCCCGGATTGCAGGACGGGTTGGACGGGATGGCCTTCATCGCCGCCTGCCAGCGATCCTCGGCGGCCAATGGCGCGTGGGTGACGCCATGA